A genomic stretch from Bosea sp. F3-2 includes:
- a CDS encoding bifunctional UDP-sugar hydrolase/5'-nucleotidase: MTKLTRRKALGVLAAPATLAATAPVAMAQQPAPSFTLLLLNDIYKMSDDKGRGGFARAAGIAKAERAKGVPLLFCHAGDCYSPSLMSGFDQGAHIVAMQNKMGIDVFVPGNHEFDFGKENYLKLVAAQTYPTFAANLRDAGGSVLPHHKDSQIFELGGIKVGVIGTTFDPTPQLSNPGDLKFSSTMEALRREAKTLKGQGADILVAVVHADRAMDYEIVRSRVVDILLTGHDHDLAIAYDGKVVMVESNEEGNYVTAIDIAVSIKGEGAARQVSWTPTFRVNDSRSATPDPDVAAIVKGYEAELSKELDVDIATLAAPLDSRTGVIRTQETAIGNLIADAIRAATGAQLAITNAGGIRANKQYAAGQKLTRRDVLSELPFGNATVMVEITGKDVKDAIENGLRDAPQGAGRFPVVSGLKFEADLKQPQGSRVIAVTVDGKPIDPAGKYTVASNNFMLDGGDGYSALGRGKMVIGLTDGKLMANEVMVYLRRLGTVDAKVEGRAVLK, from the coding sequence ATGACGAAGCTCACCCGCCGCAAGGCTCTCGGCGTCCTGGCGGCGCCAGCGACGCTCGCCGCGACCGCCCCGGTGGCGATGGCGCAGCAGCCGGCGCCGAGCTTCACGCTGCTGCTGCTCAACGACATCTACAAGATGAGCGACGACAAGGGGCGCGGCGGCTTCGCCCGCGCCGCCGGCATCGCCAAGGCCGAGCGTGCCAAGGGCGTGCCGTTGCTCTTCTGCCATGCCGGCGACTGCTACTCGCCCTCGCTGATGTCGGGCTTCGATCAGGGCGCGCATATCGTCGCCATGCAGAACAAGATGGGCATCGACGTCTTCGTGCCGGGCAACCACGAATTCGACTTCGGCAAGGAGAACTATCTCAAGCTCGTCGCGGCCCAGACCTATCCGACCTTCGCCGCCAATCTGCGCGATGCCGGCGGAAGCGTGCTGCCGCACCACAAGGATTCGCAGATCTTCGAGCTCGGTGGCATCAAGGTCGGCGTCATCGGTACGACCTTCGATCCGACCCCGCAGCTCTCCAATCCGGGCGATCTGAAGTTCTCGTCGACGATGGAGGCGCTGCGCCGCGAAGCGAAGACGCTGAAGGGGCAGGGCGCCGACATCCTCGTCGCCGTCGTCCATGCCGACCGGGCGATGGATTACGAGATCGTGCGCTCACGCGTCGTCGACATCCTGCTCACCGGCCACGACCACGATCTCGCCATCGCCTATGACGGCAAGGTCGTGATGGTCGAGTCGAACGAGGAGGGCAATTACGTCACCGCCATCGACATCGCCGTCAGCATCAAGGGCGAGGGCGCGGCGCGGCAGGTGTCGTGGACACCGACCTTCCGCGTCAACGATTCCCGCTCGGCCACGCCGGACCCGGATGTCGCAGCCATCGTCAAGGGCTACGAGGCGGAGCTGTCGAAGGAGCTCGACGTCGACATCGCCACGCTCGCCGCGCCGCTCGATTCCCGCACCGGCGTCATCCGCACGCAGGAGACGGCGATCGGCAACCTGATCGCCGACGCGATCCGGGCCGCGACCGGCGCCCAGCTCGCCATCACCAATGCCGGAGGCATCCGTGCGAACAAGCAATATGCCGCCGGGCAGAAGCTGACGCGCCGCGATGTGCTGAGCGAACTGCCCTTCGGCAACGCCACGGTGATGGTCGAGATCACCGGCAAGGACGTGAAGGACGCGATCGAAAACGGCTTGCGCGATGCGCCGCAGGGCGCCGGCCGCTTTCCCGTCGTTTCCGGCCTGAAGTTCGAGGCTGATCTCAAGCAGCCGCAGGGCTCGCGCGTCATCGCGGTCACCGTCGACGGCAAGCCGATCGATCCGGCCGGCAAATACACGGTCGCTTCCAACAACTTCATGCTGGACGGCGGCGACGGCTATTCGGCGCTGGGTCGCGGAAAGATGGTGATCGGCCTCACCGACGGCAAGCTGATGGCGAACGAGGTGATGGTCTATCTGCGCCGGCTCGGCACGGTCGATGCCAAGGTCGAGGGCCGGGCCGTCCTGAAGTGA
- the ung gene encoding uracil-DNA glycosylase — MSCTDALAAFLASGNSRGWRELPVFAAGGDAARACATVDAERAAGHVVAPAPERVFAALALTPLDAVRAVILGQDPYPTPGHANGLAFSYVGPPPLPRSLVNIYKERAEDLGGAAPSDGDLTRWAKQGVLLLNTALTVREGASKAGSHLTLGWGKVTDAVISAVSRGRPHAVFLLWGAPAQAKRPLIDESRHLVIASAHPSPLSARRGFFGSKPFSRANAWLAEQGEKAIAW, encoded by the coding sequence GTGAGCTGCACCGACGCGCTCGCGGCCTTTCTTGCGAGCGGGAACTCCAGGGGCTGGCGGGAGCTGCCGGTCTTCGCCGCTGGCGGAGACGCGGCGCGCGCCTGCGCGACTGTTGATGCCGAGCGGGCGGCCGGCCATGTCGTCGCGCCGGCGCCGGAGCGCGTCTTCGCCGCTCTGGCTTTGACTCCGCTCGACGCGGTCCGCGCCGTCATCCTCGGGCAGGACCCGTATCCGACGCCCGGCCATGCCAATGGGCTCGCCTTCTCCTATGTCGGCCCGCCGCCGCTGCCACGCTCGCTCGTCAACATCTACAAGGAACGGGCGGAGGATCTCGGGGGAGCGGCGCCGTCCGACGGCGATCTGACCCGCTGGGCGAAGCAGGGTGTGCTGCTGCTCAACACCGCGCTGACGGTGCGGGAAGGGGCGAGCAAGGCGGGTTCGCATCTTACGCTCGGCTGGGGAAAGGTCACCGATGCCGTGATCTCAGCCGTCTCGCGGGGGCGGCCTCATGCCGTCTTCCTGCTCTGGGGCGCGCCGGCGCAGGCGAAACGGCCTTTGATCGACGAGAGCCGGCATCTCGTCATCGCCAGCGCTCACCCCTCGCCGTTGTCAGCAAGGCGGGGGTTCTTCGGTTCGAAGCCGTTCAGCCGGGCGAATGCCTGGCTGGCGGAACAGGGGGAGAAGGCGATTGCTTGGTGA
- a CDS encoding AMP-binding protein, which translates to MTEHYDALETRSPEEREADLFARLPKLIAAAVAAPAYAERLRGIDPASVTSRAALARLPVLRKADLPALQKQALPFGGFVSAAPGSFGRLFTSPGPIFEPEGTAADAWNAARGLHAAGFRPGDIVLNTLSYHLTPGGFIMDSAARAIGCAVIPAGPGNTEQQMEVISAYRPNAYAGTPDFLKILIEAADARGVDISSIKRAVVSGAAFPPSLQAWVKERGIDAYQLYATADVGVIAYETPAREGMVLNENLIVEIVRPGTGDPVPEGEVGEVVITNLDPHHPQIRLAVGDLTAVLPRRSACGRSNTRIRGWMGRADQTAKIKGMFVRPEQVAEIAKRHAEIAKLRLVVGRANETDTMTLKAEIYAEPAGLVDAVSSTLQQVTKLKGAVEILPLGALPNDGKVIADERPVG; encoded by the coding sequence ATGACCGAGCATTACGATGCGCTCGAAACCCGCTCGCCCGAGGAGCGCGAGGCCGATCTCTTTGCGCGGCTGCCAAAGCTGATCGCCGCCGCCGTTGCGGCCCCTGCCTATGCCGAACGGTTGCGCGGCATCGATCCGGCTTCCGTCACGAGCCGCGCGGCGCTGGCGCGCCTGCCCGTGCTGCGCAAGGCCGACCTGCCCGCGCTCCAGAAGCAGGCCCTGCCCTTCGGCGGCTTCGTCTCGGCCGCGCCCGGCTCTTTCGGCCGGCTCTTCACCTCGCCCGGCCCGATCTTCGAGCCCGAGGGCACTGCCGCCGATGCCTGGAACGCCGCACGCGGCCTCCATGCCGCTGGCTTCCGGCCGGGCGACATCGTGCTGAACACGCTGAGCTATCACCTGACACCGGGCGGCTTCATCATGGACTCCGCCGCACGCGCCATCGGCTGCGCCGTGATCCCGGCCGGCCCCGGCAACACCGAGCAGCAGATGGAGGTGATCTCCGCCTACCGCCCGAACGCCTATGCCGGCACGCCGGACTTCCTCAAGATCCTGATCGAAGCGGCCGATGCGCGCGGCGTCGACATCTCCTCGATCAAGCGCGCCGTCGTCTCGGGCGCTGCCTTCCCGCCATCGCTCCAGGCCTGGGTTAAAGAGCGCGGGATCGATGCCTATCAGCTCTATGCGACCGCCGACGTCGGCGTCATCGCCTATGAGACGCCGGCCCGCGAGGGCATGGTGCTGAACGAGAACCTGATCGTCGAGATCGTCCGCCCTGGCACCGGCGATCCCGTCCCGGAGGGCGAGGTCGGCGAGGTCGTCATCACCAATCTCGACCCGCATCACCCGCAGATCAGGCTCGCTGTGGGCGATCTTACCGCCGTCCTGCCTCGCCGGAGCGCCTGCGGGCGGAGCAACACCCGCATCAGGGGCTGGATGGGGCGCGCCGATCAGACCGCCAAGATCAAGGGCATGTTCGTGCGCCCTGAACAGGTCGCCGAGATCGCCAAGCGCCATGCCGAGATCGCCAAGCTCAGGCTCGTCGTCGGCCGCGCCAACGAAACCGACACCATGACCCTCAAGGCCGAGATCTACGCCGAGCCAGCCGGCCTCGTCGATGCGGTGTCCTCGACCCTGCAGCAGGTGACGAAGCTCAAGGGCGCGGTCGAGATCCTGCCGCTCGGCGCCCTGCCAAATGACGGCAAGGTCATCGCCGACGAGCGTCCGGTGGGGTGA
- a CDS encoding ABC transporter ATP-binding protein has protein sequence MSTATLEKPAAATASDTILSLNNIEVIYDHVVLVLKGVSLTVPRQGIVAILGANGAGKTTTLKAISNLLKAERGEVTKGSIVFDGERVDKLSPNELVKRGCIQVMEGRHCFGHLSIEENLLTGAFTRRDGNAAIKRDLEKIYTLFPRLKQRRNSQAGYTSGGEQQMCAIGRAMMSKPKMILLDEPSMGLAPQIVEEIFEIVRRLNADEGVSFLVAEQNTNMALRYATYGYIMETGRVVMDGEAKMLRENEDVKEFYLGVAEGNKKSFREVKSYKRRKRWLS, from the coding sequence ATGTCGACCGCCACCCTCGAAAAGCCAGCCGCAGCGACCGCAAGCGACACCATCCTGTCGCTCAACAACATCGAGGTCATCTACGACCATGTCGTGCTGGTGCTGAAGGGCGTCTCGCTCACCGTGCCGCGCCAGGGCATCGTCGCGATCCTCGGCGCCAACGGCGCCGGCAAGACCACGACGCTGAAGGCGATCTCGAACCTGCTCAAGGCCGAGCGCGGCGAGGTCACCAAGGGCTCGATCGTCTTCGACGGCGAGCGCGTCGACAAGCTTTCGCCGAACGAACTCGTCAAGCGCGGCTGCATCCAGGTGATGGAAGGCCGGCACTGCTTCGGCCATCTCTCGATCGAGGAAAATCTGCTGACCGGCGCCTTCACCCGCCGCGACGGCAACGCCGCGATCAAGCGCGACCTCGAGAAGATCTACACGCTGTTCCCGCGCCTGAAGCAGCGCCGCAATTCGCAGGCCGGCTACACCTCCGGCGGCGAGCAGCAGATGTGCGCCATCGGCCGCGCGATGATGTCGAAGCCGAAGATGATCCTGCTCGACGAGCCCTCGATGGGCCTGGCCCCCCAGATCGTCGAAGAGATCTTCGAGATCGTGCGCCGGCTCAATGCGGATGAGGGCGTCTCCTTCCTCGTCGCCGAACAGAACACCAACATGGCGCTGCGCTACGCCACCTATGGCTACATCATGGAGACCGGCCGCGTCGTCATGGACGGCGAGGCGAAGATGCTGCGCGAGAACGAGGACGTGAAGGAATTCTATCTCGGCGTCGCCGAGGGCAACAAGAAGTCCTTCCGCGAGGTGAAGAGCTACAAGCGCCGCAAGCGCTGGCTCTCCTGA
- a CDS encoding ABC transporter substrate-binding protein, whose product MKTSILMKGAALGALLTAAGVIAPAAAQDSVYFANNAYRTGPFSGSGIPIGDGMRDYITMINERDGGVNGVKVVYEECETGYDTKKSIECYEQAKAKNTIVYSPWSTGATLAAIPRAHVDKIPILSMAYGLSASADGTNFPWVFIPPFTYWDGASIMVKHMAAELGGMDKLKGKKLGLIHLDAPFGKEPISVLENLAKKYGFELKLYPVAAADMQNQGSLWLSIRRDRPDYLYNQGWGAMNPTAVKEAIKNNFPINKLVGVWWAGGDDDARAGGEQAKGYRSLNLNAAGQNFPAIQDILKYVVEKGKSTTPKDKVGENLYNRGVYNSMLVVEAIRNAQKLTGKKVVNAEDMRRGLESLNITPARLKEIGMEGFATPTTITCTDHSGHSKAYVAEWDGTKWTQKGDWLEPMKDEVRPLIESNAKDYVEKAGNWPKRVESCEKSS is encoded by the coding sequence ATGAAGACCAGCATTCTGATGAAAGGGGCGGCTCTGGGCGCCCTACTCACCGCAGCCGGTGTGATCGCTCCGGCCGCGGCGCAGGACAGCGTCTATTTCGCCAACAACGCCTATCGCACCGGCCCGTTCTCCGGCTCGGGCATCCCGATCGGCGACGGCATGCGCGACTACATCACGATGATCAATGAGCGCGACGGCGGCGTGAACGGCGTCAAGGTCGTCTATGAGGAGTGCGAAACCGGCTACGACACCAAGAAGTCGATCGAGTGCTACGAGCAGGCGAAGGCGAAGAACACCATCGTCTATTCGCCCTGGTCGACCGGCGCGACGCTGGCCGCGATCCCGCGCGCCCATGTCGACAAGATCCCGATCCTGTCGATGGCCTATGGCCTCTCGGCCTCGGCCGACGGCACGAACTTCCCCTGGGTGTTCATCCCGCCCTTCACCTACTGGGACGGCGCCTCGATCATGGTGAAGCACATGGCGGCCGAGCTCGGCGGCATGGACAAGCTCAAGGGCAAGAAGCTCGGCCTGATCCATCTCGACGCGCCCTTCGGCAAGGAGCCGATCTCGGTCCTGGAGAACCTCGCCAAGAAGTACGGCTTCGAGCTGAAGCTCTATCCCGTGGCCGCAGCCGACATGCAGAATCAGGGCTCGCTCTGGCTCTCGATCCGGCGCGACCGGCCGGACTACCTCTACAACCAAGGCTGGGGCGCGATGAACCCAACCGCGGTCAAGGAGGCGATCAAGAACAACTTCCCGATCAACAAGCTGGTCGGCGTCTGGTGGGCCGGCGGTGACGACGACGCCCGCGCCGGCGGCGAGCAGGCCAAGGGCTATCGCTCGCTCAACCTCAACGCAGCCGGGCAGAACTTCCCCGCCATCCAGGACATTCTCAAATACGTCGTGGAGAAGGGGAAGAGCACGACGCCGAAGGATAAGGTCGGCGAGAACCTCTACAACCGCGGCGTCTACAACTCGATGCTGGTGGTCGAGGCCATCCGCAACGCCCAGAAGCTGACCGGCAAGAAGGTGGTCAACGCCGAGGACATGCGCCGCGGCCTCGAATCGCTGAACATCACCCCGGCCCGCCTCAAGGAAATCGGCATGGAGGGCTTCGCCACGCCGACGACGATCACCTGCACCGACCATTCCGGCCACAGCAAGGCCTATGTCGCGGAGTGGGACGGCACGAAATGGACGCAGAAGGGCGACTGGCTCGAGCCGATGAAGGACGAGGTCCGCCCGCTGATCGAGTCCAACGCCAAGGACTATGTCGAGAAGGCCGGCAACTGGCCGAAGCGCGTCGAGTCCTGCGAGAAGTCGTCCTGA
- a CDS encoding branched-chain amino acid ABC transporter permease — protein sequence MLYREAGQYKSTYSADMAVFPLREDRIGIAVILATALVAIPFFGSDFFIASVMIPFLVFSLAAIGLNILTGYTGLISLGTAAFMGVGAYACYKLTTFFPNVNIIVLILLSGLFSAGIGVLFGLPSLRIKGFYLAVATLAAQFFLQWAFVRVPWLFNYNASGAIEVPQRTLFGLPVTGAAATPETRYFVCLGLVVVLTWFASNLVHGKLGRSWMAVRDMDIAAELMGIKLLNAKLMAFAVSSYFAGVAGAMMIFFWYGGGEAADVFSIRLSFNILFMVIIGGLGSLIGSFFGAAFLSILPTALKFGLPALGIPLAGAAAEHVTFMLVGALIIIFLIVEPHGLARLWQIGKQKLRTWPFPY from the coding sequence ATGCTCTACCGCGAGGCCGGCCAGTACAAATCGACCTACTCCGCCGACATGGCCGTCTTCCCGCTCCGGGAAGACAGGATCGGCATCGCCGTCATCCTGGCGACCGCCCTGGTCGCGATCCCCTTTTTCGGCAGCGACTTCTTCATCGCCTCGGTGATGATCCCCTTCCTCGTCTTCTCGCTGGCGGCGATCGGGCTCAACATCCTCACCGGCTACACCGGGCTGATCTCGCTCGGCACCGCCGCCTTCATGGGCGTCGGCGCCTATGCCTGCTACAAGCTGACCACCTTCTTCCCGAACGTGAACATCATCGTCCTGATCCTGCTCTCGGGGCTGTTCTCGGCCGGCATCGGTGTGCTCTTCGGCCTGCCCTCGCTGCGCATCAAGGGCTTCTACCTCGCCGTCGCGACGCTCGCCGCGCAGTTCTTCCTGCAATGGGCCTTCGTGCGCGTGCCCTGGCTGTTCAACTACAACGCCTCGGGCGCGATCGAGGTGCCGCAGCGCACGCTGTTCGGCCTGCCCGTCACCGGCGCCGCCGCGACGCCCGAGACGCGCTATTTCGTCTGCCTCGGCCTCGTCGTGGTGCTGACCTGGTTCGCCTCGAACCTGGTTCATGGCAAGCTGGGGCGCTCCTGGATGGCCGTGCGCGACATGGACATCGCGGCGGAGCTCATGGGCATCAAGCTGCTCAACGCCAAGCTGATGGCCTTCGCCGTCTCCTCCTATTTCGCCGGCGTCGCCGGGGCGATGATGATCTTCTTCTGGTACGGTGGCGGCGAAGCAGCGGACGTGTTCTCGATCCGGCTCTCCTTCAATATCCTGTTCATGGTCATCATCGGCGGCCTCGGCTCGCTGATCGGCTCCTTCTTCGGCGCCGCCTTCCTCTCGATCCTGCCGACGGCGCTGAAGTTCGGCTTGCCGGCGCTCGGCATCCCGCTCGCCGGCGCCGCCGCTGAGCACGTCACCTTCATGCTGGTCGGCGCCCTGATCATCATCTTCCTGATCGTCGAGCCGCATGGGCTCGCCCGGCTCTGGCAGATCGGGAAACAGAAATTGCGGACGTGGCCCTTCCCCTATTGA
- a CDS encoding branched-chain amino acid ABC transporter permease yields MAQAPDLLVQTIWEGLVSGVLYALIALGFVLIFKASGVFNFAQGIMVVFAALTLVGLYEKGVPAFLAVIITLGVMFALAVTIERVVLRPLVNQPDIILFMATFGITYFLIGFGEALFGGNPKQMIAEQLFLPKGALDLQILGGLVSLQKIDIAAAVIASLMIAALAAFFQYTRIGRALRAVADSHKAALSVGISLNQIWVIVWFTAGIVALITGIMWGARSDVSFALEIVALKALPVLILGGFTSIPGAIVGGLIIGIGEKLGEFYWGPLVGGGIESWLAYFIALGFLLFRPQGLFGDKIIERI; encoded by the coding sequence ATGGCCCAGGCACCGGACCTGCTGGTGCAGACCATCTGGGAAGGGCTCGTCTCCGGCGTGCTCTACGCCCTGATCGCGCTCGGCTTCGTGCTGATCTTCAAGGCCTCGGGCGTGTTCAACTTCGCCCAGGGCATCATGGTGGTGTTCGCGGCGCTGACCCTGGTCGGCCTCTACGAGAAGGGCGTGCCGGCCTTCCTCGCCGTCATCATCACGCTCGGCGTCATGTTCGCGCTCGCCGTCACCATCGAGCGGGTGGTGCTGCGGCCGCTGGTCAACCAGCCGGACATCATCCTGTTCATGGCGACCTTCGGCATCACCTATTTCCTGATCGGCTTCGGCGAAGCCCTGTTCGGCGGCAATCCCAAGCAGATGATCGCCGAGCAGCTCTTCCTGCCAAAGGGTGCGCTCGATCTGCAGATCCTCGGCGGGCTGGTCTCGCTGCAGAAGATCGACATCGCCGCGGCGGTCATCGCCTCCCTGATGATCGCGGCGCTCGCAGCGTTCTTCCAATACACCCGCATCGGAAGGGCCCTGCGGGCAGTGGCCGACAGCCACAAGGCGGCGCTCTCGGTCGGCATCTCGCTCAACCAGATCTGGGTGATCGTCTGGTTCACCGCCGGCATCGTCGCGCTGATCACCGGCATCATGTGGGGCGCGCGCTCGGACGTCTCCTTCGCGCTCGAGATCGTGGCGCTGAAGGCGCTGCCGGTGCTGATCCTCGGCGGCTTCACCTCGATCCCCGGCGCCATCGTCGGCGGCCTCATCATCGGCATCGGCGAGAAGCTCGGCGAGTTCTACTGGGGCCCGCTGGTCGGCGGCGGCATCGAGAGCTGGCTCGCCTATTTCATCGCGCTGGGCTTCCTGCTGTTCAGGCCGCAGGGGCTGTTCGGCGACAAGATCATCGAGAGGATCTGA